Proteins encoded by one window of Vigna radiata var. radiata cultivar VC1973A chromosome 5, Vradiata_ver6, whole genome shotgun sequence:
- the LOC106760740 gene encoding uncharacterized protein LOC106760740 isoform X4, which yields MDIKVPPKVRHYRKAVSPYYENSPPTKEEMEIMESCPKVDRENLEELLQEENFYLVMNWHLNSGESYEKEMFADVDDFVDIMSGRRIPRVPVLIYKLKESDNHKKRPAVVFLHGMNKNKEFLRPLLKAYASRGYIAISVDACYHGERATNSNAFRDALTYSWSSAETAPFIYEAQVNDLMRLADYLTEREDVDPSRIGITGISLGGIHAWFAAVADTRYSVVVPLIAVRAFQWAIDNDKWKGQVDSMEPLFDVARHNLGKERMDKEVVEKAFDHISPGLTSDFDAPYSIPAIAPRPLLIINGAEDPQCPVEGLEVTRSKAIQAYEAFQCVDNFKFIAEAGVGHQLTRLQIKESSDWFDRFLKPYS from the exons ATGGATATAAAAG TTCCCCCCAAGGTTCGTCATTACAGGAAAGCGGTGTCTCCTTATTATGAAAACTCTCCTCCGACGAAGGAAGAG ATGGAGATAATGGAATCGTGTCCGAAGGTGGACAGAGAGAACCTTGAAGAGTTGCTTCAGGAGGAGAACTTCTACTTGGTTATGAACTGGCACCTGAATAGTGGTGAATCTTATGAAAAA GAGATGTTCGCCGACGTTGATGATTTTGTG GATATTATGTCGGGAAGAAGGATACCACGGGTGCCGgtgttaatttataaactaaaggAAAGCGATAACCATAAGAAAAGGCCAGCGGTTGTTTTTCTTCACGGaatgaataaaaacaaagagTTCTTGCGTCCATTGCTTAAG gCGTATGCTTCGCGGGGATATATAGCGATTTCGGTGGATGCATGTTACCATGGAGAACGTGCCACGAACAGTAACGCCTTTAGAGAT GCACTTACTTATTCGTGGAGTTCTGCTGAGACGGCCCCATTTATATATGAAGcg CAGGTTAACGACTTGATGAGATTGGCAGATTATCTAACAGAAAGAGAGGATGTAGATCCTTCTAGAATAGGAATCACCGGAATATCACTTGGAG GAATTCATGCATGGTTTGCTGCAGTTGCCGATACTCGCTATTCTGTGGTTGTTCCTCTGATTGCTGTTCGG GCATTTCAATGGGCCATAGACAACGATAAATGGAAGGGTCAAGTTGATAGTATGGAGCCTTTGTTTGACG TGGCTCGTCATAATTTGGGTAAAGAGCGTATGGACAAAGAAGTAGTGGAGAAG GCATTTGATCATATTTCTCCTGGTTTAACTTCCGATTTTGATGCGCCCTATTCAATTCCAGCTATAGCACCACGTCCATTGCTTATTATCAATG GTGCGGAAGATCCACAGTGTCCCGTTGAAGGCTTGGAAGTTACAAGGTCAAAGGCTATTCAGGCATACGAAGCTTTTCAGTGTGTAGATAATTTTAAG TTTATTGCAGAAGCTGGAGTTGGACACCAATTAACCAGATTGCAAATCAAGGAATCATCTGATTGGTTTGATAGGTTTTTAAAGCCTTATAGTTGA
- the LOC106760740 gene encoding uncharacterized protein LOC106760740 isoform X1, with the protein MAEKEAIEEAHSKLRFKLLREIRWSNRRRDEFPPKVRHYRKAVSPYYENSPPTKEEMEIMESCPKVDRENLEELLQEENFYLVMNWHLNSGESYEKEMFADVDDFVDIMSGRRIPRVPVLIYKLKESDNHKKRPAVVFLHGMNKNKEFLRPLLKAYASRGYIAISVDACYHGERATNSNAFRDALTYSWSSAETAPFIYEAQVNDLMRLADYLTEREDVDPSRIGITGISLGGIHAWFAAVADTRYSVVVPLIAVRAFQWAIDNDKWKGQVDSMEPLFDVARHNLGKERMDKEVVEKAFDHISPGLTSDFDAPYSIPAIAPRPLLIINGAEDPQCPVEGLEVTRSKAIQAYEAFQCVDNFKFIAEAGVGHQLTRLQIKESSDWFDRFLKPYS; encoded by the exons ATGGCGGAAAAAGAAGCCATTGAAGAAGCTCATAGCAAGCTTCGATTCAAGCTCCTTCGAGAAATTCGTTGGAGTAATAGACGAAGAGATGAAT TTCCCCCCAAGGTTCGTCATTACAGGAAAGCGGTGTCTCCTTATTATGAAAACTCTCCTCCGACGAAGGAAGAG ATGGAGATAATGGAATCGTGTCCGAAGGTGGACAGAGAGAACCTTGAAGAGTTGCTTCAGGAGGAGAACTTCTACTTGGTTATGAACTGGCACCTGAATAGTGGTGAATCTTATGAAAAA GAGATGTTCGCCGACGTTGATGATTTTGTG GATATTATGTCGGGAAGAAGGATACCACGGGTGCCGgtgttaatttataaactaaaggAAAGCGATAACCATAAGAAAAGGCCAGCGGTTGTTTTTCTTCACGGaatgaataaaaacaaagagTTCTTGCGTCCATTGCTTAAG gCGTATGCTTCGCGGGGATATATAGCGATTTCGGTGGATGCATGTTACCATGGAGAACGTGCCACGAACAGTAACGCCTTTAGAGAT GCACTTACTTATTCGTGGAGTTCTGCTGAGACGGCCCCATTTATATATGAAGcg CAGGTTAACGACTTGATGAGATTGGCAGATTATCTAACAGAAAGAGAGGATGTAGATCCTTCTAGAATAGGAATCACCGGAATATCACTTGGAG GAATTCATGCATGGTTTGCTGCAGTTGCCGATACTCGCTATTCTGTGGTTGTTCCTCTGATTGCTGTTCGG GCATTTCAATGGGCCATAGACAACGATAAATGGAAGGGTCAAGTTGATAGTATGGAGCCTTTGTTTGACG TGGCTCGTCATAATTTGGGTAAAGAGCGTATGGACAAAGAAGTAGTGGAGAAG GCATTTGATCATATTTCTCCTGGTTTAACTTCCGATTTTGATGCGCCCTATTCAATTCCAGCTATAGCACCACGTCCATTGCTTATTATCAATG GTGCGGAAGATCCACAGTGTCCCGTTGAAGGCTTGGAAGTTACAAGGTCAAAGGCTATTCAGGCATACGAAGCTTTTCAGTGTGTAGATAATTTTAAG TTTATTGCAGAAGCTGGAGTTGGACACCAATTAACCAGATTGCAAATCAAGGAATCATCTGATTGGTTTGATAGGTTTTTAAAGCCTTATAGTTGA
- the LOC106760740 gene encoding uncharacterized protein LOC106760740 isoform X3: MAEKEAIEEAHSKLRFKLLREIRWSNRRRDEFPPKVRHYRKAVSPYYENSPPTKEEMEIMESCPKVDRENLEELLQEENFYLVMNWHLNSGESYEKEMFADVDDFVDIMSGRRIPRVPVLIYKLKESDNHKKRPAVVFLHGMNKNKEFLRPLLKAYASRGYIAISVDACYHGERATNSNAFRDALTYSWSSAETAPFIYEAQVNDLMRLADYLTEREDVDPSRIGITGISLGGIHAWFAAVADTRYSVVVPLIAVRAFQWAIDNDKWKGQVDSMEPLFDVARHNLGKERMDKEVVEKAFDHISPGLTSDFDAPYSIPAIAPRPLLIINGAEDPQCPVEGLEVTRSKAIQAYEAFQCVDNFKKLELDTN; this comes from the exons ATGGCGGAAAAAGAAGCCATTGAAGAAGCTCATAGCAAGCTTCGATTCAAGCTCCTTCGAGAAATTCGTTGGAGTAATAGACGAAGAGATGAAT TTCCCCCCAAGGTTCGTCATTACAGGAAAGCGGTGTCTCCTTATTATGAAAACTCTCCTCCGACGAAGGAAGAG ATGGAGATAATGGAATCGTGTCCGAAGGTGGACAGAGAGAACCTTGAAGAGTTGCTTCAGGAGGAGAACTTCTACTTGGTTATGAACTGGCACCTGAATAGTGGTGAATCTTATGAAAAA GAGATGTTCGCCGACGTTGATGATTTTGTG GATATTATGTCGGGAAGAAGGATACCACGGGTGCCGgtgttaatttataaactaaaggAAAGCGATAACCATAAGAAAAGGCCAGCGGTTGTTTTTCTTCACGGaatgaataaaaacaaagagTTCTTGCGTCCATTGCTTAAG gCGTATGCTTCGCGGGGATATATAGCGATTTCGGTGGATGCATGTTACCATGGAGAACGTGCCACGAACAGTAACGCCTTTAGAGAT GCACTTACTTATTCGTGGAGTTCTGCTGAGACGGCCCCATTTATATATGAAGcg CAGGTTAACGACTTGATGAGATTGGCAGATTATCTAACAGAAAGAGAGGATGTAGATCCTTCTAGAATAGGAATCACCGGAATATCACTTGGAG GAATTCATGCATGGTTTGCTGCAGTTGCCGATACTCGCTATTCTGTGGTTGTTCCTCTGATTGCTGTTCGG GCATTTCAATGGGCCATAGACAACGATAAATGGAAGGGTCAAGTTGATAGTATGGAGCCTTTGTTTGACG TGGCTCGTCATAATTTGGGTAAAGAGCGTATGGACAAAGAAGTAGTGGAGAAG GCATTTGATCATATTTCTCCTGGTTTAACTTCCGATTTTGATGCGCCCTATTCAATTCCAGCTATAGCACCACGTCCATTGCTTATTATCAATG GTGCGGAAGATCCACAGTGTCCCGTTGAAGGCTTGGAAGTTACAAGGTCAAAGGCTATTCAGGCATACGAAGCTTTTCAGTGTGTAGATAATTTTAAG AAGCTGGAGTTGGACACCAATTAA
- the LOC106760740 gene encoding uncharacterized protein LOC106760740 isoform X2 produces MAEKEAIEEAHSKLRFKLLREIRWSNRRRDEFPPKVRHYRKAVSPYYENSPPTKEEMEIMESCPKVDRENLEELLQEENFYLVMNWHLNSGESYEKEMFADVDDFVDIMSGRRIPRVPVLIYKLKESDNHKKRPAVVFLHGMNKNKEFLRPLLKAYASRGYIAISVDACYHGERATNSNAFRDALTYSWSSAETAPFIYEAVNDLMRLADYLTEREDVDPSRIGITGISLGGIHAWFAAVADTRYSVVVPLIAVRAFQWAIDNDKWKGQVDSMEPLFDVARHNLGKERMDKEVVEKAFDHISPGLTSDFDAPYSIPAIAPRPLLIINGAEDPQCPVEGLEVTRSKAIQAYEAFQCVDNFKFIAEAGVGHQLTRLQIKESSDWFDRFLKPYS; encoded by the exons ATGGCGGAAAAAGAAGCCATTGAAGAAGCTCATAGCAAGCTTCGATTCAAGCTCCTTCGAGAAATTCGTTGGAGTAATAGACGAAGAGATGAAT TTCCCCCCAAGGTTCGTCATTACAGGAAAGCGGTGTCTCCTTATTATGAAAACTCTCCTCCGACGAAGGAAGAG ATGGAGATAATGGAATCGTGTCCGAAGGTGGACAGAGAGAACCTTGAAGAGTTGCTTCAGGAGGAGAACTTCTACTTGGTTATGAACTGGCACCTGAATAGTGGTGAATCTTATGAAAAA GAGATGTTCGCCGACGTTGATGATTTTGTG GATATTATGTCGGGAAGAAGGATACCACGGGTGCCGgtgttaatttataaactaaaggAAAGCGATAACCATAAGAAAAGGCCAGCGGTTGTTTTTCTTCACGGaatgaataaaaacaaagagTTCTTGCGTCCATTGCTTAAG gCGTATGCTTCGCGGGGATATATAGCGATTTCGGTGGATGCATGTTACCATGGAGAACGTGCCACGAACAGTAACGCCTTTAGAGAT GCACTTACTTATTCGTGGAGTTCTGCTGAGACGGCCCCATTTATATATGAAGcg GTTAACGACTTGATGAGATTGGCAGATTATCTAACAGAAAGAGAGGATGTAGATCCTTCTAGAATAGGAATCACCGGAATATCACTTGGAG GAATTCATGCATGGTTTGCTGCAGTTGCCGATACTCGCTATTCTGTGGTTGTTCCTCTGATTGCTGTTCGG GCATTTCAATGGGCCATAGACAACGATAAATGGAAGGGTCAAGTTGATAGTATGGAGCCTTTGTTTGACG TGGCTCGTCATAATTTGGGTAAAGAGCGTATGGACAAAGAAGTAGTGGAGAAG GCATTTGATCATATTTCTCCTGGTTTAACTTCCGATTTTGATGCGCCCTATTCAATTCCAGCTATAGCACCACGTCCATTGCTTATTATCAATG GTGCGGAAGATCCACAGTGTCCCGTTGAAGGCTTGGAAGTTACAAGGTCAAAGGCTATTCAGGCATACGAAGCTTTTCAGTGTGTAGATAATTTTAAG TTTATTGCAGAAGCTGGAGTTGGACACCAATTAACCAGATTGCAAATCAAGGAATCATCTGATTGGTTTGATAGGTTTTTAAAGCCTTATAGTTGA
- the LOC106760740 gene encoding uncharacterized protein LOC106760740 isoform X6, producing MAEKEAIEEAHSKLRFKLLREIRWSNRRRDEFPPKVRHYRKAVSPYYENSPPTKEEMEIMESCPKVDRENLEELLQEENFYLVMNWHLNSGESYEKEMFADVDDFVDIMSGRRIPRVPVLIYKLKESDNHKKRPAVVFLHGMNKNKEFLRPLLKAYASRGYIAISVDACYHGERATNSNAFRDALTYSWSSAETAPFIYEAQVNDLMRLADYLTEREDVDPSRIGITGISLGGIHAWFAAVADTRYSVVVPLIAVRAFQWAIDNDKWKGQVDSMEPLFDVARHNLGKERMDKEVVEKL from the exons ATGGCGGAAAAAGAAGCCATTGAAGAAGCTCATAGCAAGCTTCGATTCAAGCTCCTTCGAGAAATTCGTTGGAGTAATAGACGAAGAGATGAAT TTCCCCCCAAGGTTCGTCATTACAGGAAAGCGGTGTCTCCTTATTATGAAAACTCTCCTCCGACGAAGGAAGAG ATGGAGATAATGGAATCGTGTCCGAAGGTGGACAGAGAGAACCTTGAAGAGTTGCTTCAGGAGGAGAACTTCTACTTGGTTATGAACTGGCACCTGAATAGTGGTGAATCTTATGAAAAA GAGATGTTCGCCGACGTTGATGATTTTGTG GATATTATGTCGGGAAGAAGGATACCACGGGTGCCGgtgttaatttataaactaaaggAAAGCGATAACCATAAGAAAAGGCCAGCGGTTGTTTTTCTTCACGGaatgaataaaaacaaagagTTCTTGCGTCCATTGCTTAAG gCGTATGCTTCGCGGGGATATATAGCGATTTCGGTGGATGCATGTTACCATGGAGAACGTGCCACGAACAGTAACGCCTTTAGAGAT GCACTTACTTATTCGTGGAGTTCTGCTGAGACGGCCCCATTTATATATGAAGcg CAGGTTAACGACTTGATGAGATTGGCAGATTATCTAACAGAAAGAGAGGATGTAGATCCTTCTAGAATAGGAATCACCGGAATATCACTTGGAG GAATTCATGCATGGTTTGCTGCAGTTGCCGATACTCGCTATTCTGTGGTTGTTCCTCTGATTGCTGTTCGG GCATTTCAATGGGCCATAGACAACGATAAATGGAAGGGTCAAGTTGATAGTATGGAGCCTTTGTTTGACG TGGCTCGTCATAATTTGGGTAAAGAGCGTATGGACAAAGAAGTAGTGGAGAAG CTATAG
- the LOC106760740 gene encoding uncharacterized protein LOC106760740 isoform X5, whose protein sequence is MEIMESCPKVDRENLEELLQEENFYLVMNWHLNSGESYEKEMFADVDDFVDIMSGRRIPRVPVLIYKLKESDNHKKRPAVVFLHGMNKNKEFLRPLLKAYASRGYIAISVDACYHGERATNSNAFRDALTYSWSSAETAPFIYEAQVNDLMRLADYLTEREDVDPSRIGITGISLGGIHAWFAAVADTRYSVVVPLIAVRAFQWAIDNDKWKGQVDSMEPLFDVARHNLGKERMDKEVVEKAFDHISPGLTSDFDAPYSIPAIAPRPLLIINGAEDPQCPVEGLEVTRSKAIQAYEAFQCVDNFKFIAEAGVGHQLTRLQIKESSDWFDRFLKPYS, encoded by the exons ATGGAGATAATGGAATCGTGTCCGAAGGTGGACAGAGAGAACCTTGAAGAGTTGCTTCAGGAGGAGAACTTCTACTTGGTTATGAACTGGCACCTGAATAGTGGTGAATCTTATGAAAAA GAGATGTTCGCCGACGTTGATGATTTTGTG GATATTATGTCGGGAAGAAGGATACCACGGGTGCCGgtgttaatttataaactaaaggAAAGCGATAACCATAAGAAAAGGCCAGCGGTTGTTTTTCTTCACGGaatgaataaaaacaaagagTTCTTGCGTCCATTGCTTAAG gCGTATGCTTCGCGGGGATATATAGCGATTTCGGTGGATGCATGTTACCATGGAGAACGTGCCACGAACAGTAACGCCTTTAGAGAT GCACTTACTTATTCGTGGAGTTCTGCTGAGACGGCCCCATTTATATATGAAGcg CAGGTTAACGACTTGATGAGATTGGCAGATTATCTAACAGAAAGAGAGGATGTAGATCCTTCTAGAATAGGAATCACCGGAATATCACTTGGAG GAATTCATGCATGGTTTGCTGCAGTTGCCGATACTCGCTATTCTGTGGTTGTTCCTCTGATTGCTGTTCGG GCATTTCAATGGGCCATAGACAACGATAAATGGAAGGGTCAAGTTGATAGTATGGAGCCTTTGTTTGACG TGGCTCGTCATAATTTGGGTAAAGAGCGTATGGACAAAGAAGTAGTGGAGAAG GCATTTGATCATATTTCTCCTGGTTTAACTTCCGATTTTGATGCGCCCTATTCAATTCCAGCTATAGCACCACGTCCATTGCTTATTATCAATG GTGCGGAAGATCCACAGTGTCCCGTTGAAGGCTTGGAAGTTACAAGGTCAAAGGCTATTCAGGCATACGAAGCTTTTCAGTGTGTAGATAATTTTAAG TTTATTGCAGAAGCTGGAGTTGGACACCAATTAACCAGATTGCAAATCAAGGAATCATCTGATTGGTTTGATAGGTTTTTAAAGCCTTATAGTTGA
- the LOC106760745 gene encoding protein PEROXIN-4 — protein MQASKARLFKEYHEVQREKIADPDIQLVCDESNIFKWTAFVKGPSETPYEGGVFQLSFSVSDQYPLQPPQVRFLTKIFHPNVHFKTGEICLDILKNAWSPAWTLQSVCRAIIALMAHPEPDSPLNCDSGNLLRSGDVRGYQSMARMYTRLAAMPKKG, from the exons ATGCAG GCATCGAAGGCAAGGCTGTTCAAGGAGTACCATGAGGTGCAGCGAGAAAAGATTGCTGATCCTGATATTCAACTAGTCTGTGATGaatctaacatttttaaatgGACGGCTTTTGTCAAG GGTCCCTCTGAGACTCCTTACGAGGGAGGGGTGTTCCAGCTTTCCTTTTCTGTTTCGGATCAGTATCCTCTACAGCCTCCTCAAGTCCGGTTTTTGACAAAGATATTTCATCCAAATGTTCACTTTAAG ACTGGGGAGATTTGTCTGGATATCTTGAAAAATGCTTGGAGCCCAGCTTGGACCCTTCAATCTGTCTGTAGGGCTATAATTGCTTTGATGGCCCATCCAGAACCTGACAGCCCACTGAATTGTGATTCAG GCAATCTTCTGCGTTCAGGCGATGTTAGAGGCTACCAATCCATGGCAAGAATGTacacaagacttgcagcaatgCCAAAGAAAGGCTGA